One genomic window of Bacillota bacterium includes the following:
- a CDS encoding phosphoribosylaminoimidazolesuccinocarboxamide synthase, with amino-acid sequence MELVYQGKTKDVYRLDDERCLLKFKDDLTGSDGVFDPGANTVGLKVEGAGKAGLRMSKYYFEMLHRHGIPTHYLESSVLESTMTVKRAEMFGHGLEVICRYRAVGSFLRRYGLYAEEGQRLDGLVEFTLKDDQAGDPPINKDGLVMLGILTEEEYERLKSLTKEISDLIRQDLALKQMELYDIKLEFGRVGAEQEIALIDEISGGNMRVFYQGRFLDPLELARKVLEG; translated from the coding sequence ATGGAATTGGTTTATCAGGGAAAAACAAAGGACGTTTACCGCCTCGATGATGAGCGCTGTCTCCTGAAATTTAAGGATGATCTTACCGGCAGCGATGGTGTTTTTGACCCCGGTGCCAATACTGTGGGGCTGAAAGTGGAAGGAGCGGGGAAAGCTGGACTGCGGATGAGCAAGTATTACTTTGAAATGCTCCACCGCCACGGAATTCCTACCCACTATCTTGAGTCTTCGGTACTGGAAAGCACCATGACAGTGAAACGGGCGGAAATGTTTGGCCATGGGTTGGAGGTAATCTGCCGCTACCGGGCGGTGGGCAGTTTTCTGCGCCGCTACGGCTTGTACGCGGAAGAGGGTCAGCGGCTGGATGGATTGGTGGAATTTACGCTCAAAGATGATCAAGCCGGGGATCCGCCGATCAATAAGGATGGTTTGGTTATGCTCGGCATCCTCACGGAAGAAGAGTATGAGCGGTTAAAATCGCTCACCAAAGAGATTTCCGATCTAATTCGTCAGGACTTAGCTTTAAAGCAGATGGAGCTTTACGATATCAAGCTGGAATTTGGAAGAGTGGGGGCGGAGCAGGAGATTGCTCTCATTGATGAAATCTCTGGCGGCAATATGCGGGTGTTTTACCAAGGCAGATTCCTCGATCCTTTGGAACTTGCCCGCAAAGTGCTGGAAGGGTAA
- a CDS encoding transglutaminase domain-containing protein, with protein sequence MAKRKWFWLYLSILLGLCISYAAAEEPAFAGDFSFWPDLSASEKLEAAYTASAYSRKSNITFNDPQRSINSQILLAGVSFDHYDLIDNRQQVVHYYAEAEEQEQVVLDIAIDTTNYTGKLGLPLAEPEQKKLRRFLGADQLIDPNSAEIQALIASITAASADAWITAAEIMKLVGSYQGDMIHRALLFAALTRAAGIPTRFAVGIRYFDTPSRWIGWIWNEIWLGRWVAVDPACQQMAPDALLIKLLSAPSLADLKLKHSDFGILQLAIRQIDITAEP encoded by the coding sequence TTGGCAAAGCGAAAGTGGTTCTGGCTTTATTTATCTATTCTGCTCGGATTATGCATTTCCTACGCTGCCGCGGAAGAACCGGCTTTTGCTGGCGATTTCAGCTTTTGGCCGGATTTAAGCGCAAGCGAGAAGCTGGAAGCAGCTTACACAGCCTCCGCTTATTCCCGAAAGTCCAATATCACCTTTAACGATCCGCAGCGGAGCATTAACAGCCAAATACTCTTAGCCGGTGTCAGCTTTGATCACTATGACCTAATTGATAACCGTCAGCAGGTGGTCCACTACTACGCGGAAGCGGAAGAACAGGAGCAGGTTGTTCTCGATATTGCCATCGACACTACCAATTACACCGGTAAATTGGGGCTGCCCCTTGCTGAACCGGAGCAGAAAAAGCTGCGGCGGTTTTTAGGAGCTGATCAGCTGATCGATCCTAATTCAGCCGAAATTCAGGCGCTGATTGCCAGCATTACTGCCGCCAGCGCTGATGCCTGGATTACTGCCGCTGAGATTATGAAGCTGGTGGGCAGCTATCAGGGAGATATGATCCACCGCGCTTTATTGTTTGCTGCCTTAACCCGCGCCGCGGGCATTCCTACCCGCTTTGCCGTAGGCATCCGCTACTTCGATACCCCCAGCCGCTGGATCGGCTGGATCTGGAATGAAATTTGGCTGGGCAGATGGGTCGCTGTTGATCCTGCCTGCCAGCAGATGGCTCCTGATGCCCTGCTGATCAAACTTCTGTCTGCGCCCAGTTTGGCAGATCTAAAGCTGAAACACTCGGATTTCGGGATTCTCCAGTTAGCGATCCGCCAAATTGATATAACTGCCGAACCATAG